The Hydra vulgaris chromosome 11, alternate assembly HydraT2T_AEP genome contains a region encoding:
- the LOC136087121 gene encoding uncharacterized protein LOC136087121, whose translation MGKKKDLSPRKRGQIKVLLENTELTQRQIALKCGVTQSIVLSIKKNMQHGSTGTSKRKGKCERKRISSQQDDRALARLSKSNRKMISRKLMVEMNTLGVQMSSSTVQKRLIEAGLRAYRPRKKPKLTAAMMKKRLLWAKQFATWTVED comes from the coding sequence atggggaaaaaaaaagatttatctcCGCGTAAAAGGGGTCAGATTAAAGTTCTCTTGGAGAATACAGAGCTTACTCAACGTCAGATAGCTTTAAAATGTGGGGTGACTCAGAGCATCGTGTTAAGCATAAAAAAGAACATGCAGCATGGCTCAACTGGTACTTCAAAACGTAAAGGAAAATGCGAAAGAAAGCGGATATCATCACAACAAGATGATCGAGCTTTGGCGAGACTCTCTAAATCTAACCGCAAAATGATATCACGCAAATTGATGGTTGAAATGAACACTTTAGGTGTTCAGATGAGTAGCAGCACAGTGCAAAAAAGATTAATTGAAGCTGGTTTGAGGGCATACCGACCAAGAAAGAAACCAAAACTGACCGCTGCAATGATGAAGAAAAGATTATTATGGGCCAAACAATTTGCCACGTGGACAGTGGAGGATTAG
- the LOC101240259 gene encoding zinc transporter ZIP6 isoform X2: MNVKHIILILGFVGSSICMPIAEEGSAEEDNKIDLKLKPKSHKEVNGLVAVAPLSLSANVTTTKEVESKFTKSKSVATNNKFSKESNKLHTRCHHHCHCHHEHEHCGHHCCEDHEDHNDECGHDHHHHCDHDDGHDHHEHHHCDCHHDCHGCHQEHCHEEHNPCGHCCDYCCCENEHKK; the protein is encoded by the coding sequence atgaatgttAAACATATCATTTTGATCTTGGGTTTTGTTGGTTCTTCTATATGCATGCCGATTGCTGAAGAAGGATCTGCCGAAGAAGAtaacaaaattgatttaaagttaaaaccaAAATCTCACAAGGAGGTTAATGGCTTAGTTGCAGTAGCACCACTATCATTATCAGCTAATGTAACAACTACTAAAGAGGTCGAGTCTAAATTTACTAAATCCAAGTCTGTTGCTACtaacaacaaattttcaaaagaaagtAACAAATTGCACACAAGAtgtcatcatcattgtcattgTCATCATGAACATGAGCATTGTGGACACCACTGTTGCGAAGATCACGAAGATCACAACGATGAATGTggtcatgatcatcatcatcattgcgATCATGATGACGGTCATGATCACCATGAACATCATCATTGTGACTGTCATCACGATTGTCATGGTTGTCATCAAGAACACTGCCATGAAGAGCACAATCCTTGCGGACATTGTTGTGACTACTGCTGTTGCGAAAATGAACACAAAAAATAA
- the LOC136087122 gene encoding uncharacterized protein LOC136087122, translating to MNSYVLDESSTLRLLGLTLTFDVSWKPYIKLIAKLASAKVASLYCACHFLTPDSILYLYKSLIHHCMEYCCHIWGGSSNNALSLLDKVQKRIVNIVGPALAANLQPLSHRRDVAFLTLFYKYYNGRCSKELASLVPSTKIYSCVTRHSIKSHPFTVAVPKC from the coding sequence atgaatagttatgtactcgatgagtcatcaaCTCTTCGTCTTCTAGGTTTAACTCTTACTTTTGAtgtttcttggaaaccatatatcaaattgattgcaaaattagcatctgctaaggttgcttctctttattgtgcttgccactttcttactcctgattctattctttatctctataaatctttaatCCATCattgtatggaatattgttgccatatctggggcggatcttccaaCAATGCCCTTTCCCTTTTGGACAAGgttcaaaaacgcattgtaaacatagttggacctgctcttgcagccaaccttcagccattgtcacatcgtcgtgatGTTGCTTTTCTTACTCTCTTCTACAAATACTACAATGggcgctgctctaaagagctagcgtctcttgtgccatctactaaaatttattcttgtgttactcgtcattcaattaagtctcatcctttcaCTGTGGCTGTTCCTAAgtgctaa